A single region of the Gemmatimonadota bacterium genome encodes:
- a CDS encoding metalloregulator ArsR/SmtB family transcription factor, translated as MVTYREPPALETSEHLDRVFGALADGTRRKILARLAEGESSVGALAEPFDVSRPAISKHLRVLERAGLVHRERDGRVSRCSLDAAPMRDAAEWVERYRAFWEAQLASLSRYLRDSVTATEEDTSP; from the coding sequence ATGGTTACGTATCGTGAGCCGCCCGCCCTGGAGACGTCCGAGCACCTGGATCGGGTGTTCGGCGCGCTCGCCGACGGAACCCGGCGCAAGATTCTGGCCCGGCTCGCCGAGGGGGAATCATCCGTGGGGGCGCTAGCGGAGCCGTTCGACGTCTCCAGGCCCGCGATCTCCAAGCACCTGCGCGTCCTGGAACGGGCAGGACTCGTCCACCGCGAACGCGATGGCCGGGTCAGCCGCTGCTCCCTGGACGCCGCGCCCATGCGTGACGCGGCGGAGTGGGTGGAGCGGTATAGGGCCTTCTGGGAAGCTCAGCTCGCCTCGCTGTCTCGCTACCTGCGAGATTCGGTTACCGCAACGGAAGAGGACACATCTCCATGA